Proteins co-encoded in one Arachis stenosperma cultivar V10309 chromosome 7, arast.V10309.gnm1.PFL2, whole genome shotgun sequence genomic window:
- the LOC130940674 gene encoding receptor-like protein 33 — protein MIMMRCYTLLLLLFYTSSSTCLSVMPLCNHHDNSNLLQFKNSFAIKPSLYNDWACSSSYSNTNKTASWNNGTDCCEWDGVTCDTTSGHVIGLDLSCSMLEGEFHPNSTLFQLTHLQQLNLAFNNFSNSPIYPGIGNLVSLTHLNLSYSSFGSHIPSTISHLSKLLSLDLSSYGDAELRFDESTWSRLIGNTTNLEELVLDGVDMSSIRETSLSLLMNFSSSLLFLHLPFTGLHGKFPTRILGLTNLEELSLYGNVELKVELPKSNWSTPLRILDLSEIPFSKEIPDSISHLKSLNKLWLWDCQFDGLIPVSLWNLTQLTHLNLLGNRLHGEIPSLLSNLKHLTYLDLSGNMFSGHIPDVFDNFTKLDTLKLSFNSLGGQVPPSLFRLTQLSVLDLSYNKLGGQLPSSLLDLSQLSYLSLSFNQLIGPIPSKNATLSKLEILNLDNNFINGTIPDWCYSLPSLTRLDLSMNQLTGPISKFSTYSLTGLSLSHNKFQGDFPNSIFEFLKYLTYLDMSSNDFSGLVNFSHFSKLENLNSLDLSNNKFLSVDINSSVDYVLPKLNILYFSSCSVTVFPSFLARLQNLINLDLSNNKIHGKIPNWFGDNLLHTWTSMDFIDLSFNQLQGDLPIPPHGTHYFSVSNNNFTGGISSTICNASYLNVLILSHNNLTGKIPQCLGSFPSLQVLDFQINNFYGSIPENFSSNAFETIKLNGNHLEGPVPQSLAHCTYLEVLDLSDNNIEDVFPSRLEALQVLQVLSLRNNKFHGTITCLSRKHPFPKLRIFDVSNNNFSGSLPMQYFQEFHGMMTLNDNTQVGLEYMSPHANTTSVPYNDSVVITMKGQVIEMSRILTIFTTIDLSNNMFEGEIPHVIGELSSLKGLNLSHNKISGNIPQTLGNLTSLEWLDLSCNQLKGEIPMSLTNLNFLSVLNLSENQLEGVIPTGKQFNTFQNDSYKDNPMLCGFPLSKSCSNDEEQPPSVFPEATESLFGWKSVAVGYGCGVVFGMFLGKLFIKTAKPLWLARLICGYT, from the coding sequence ATGATAATGATGAGGTGTTATACTCTCTTGTTGCTTCTTTTTTATACTTCATCTTCCACTTGCTTATCGGTGATGCCACTATGCAACCACCATGACAACTCAAACCTGCTCCAATTCAAGAACTCATTTGCCATCAAACCTTCATTGTACAATGATTGGGCGTGCTCCTCTTCTTATTCCAACACCAACAAGACAGCGTCGTGGAACAATGGTACGGATTGTTGCGAGTGGGATGGTGTCACGTGCGACACCACATCAGGTCACGTGATTGGGCTTGACCTGAGTTGCAGCATGCTTGAAGGCGAGTTTCATCCCAACAGCACACTCTTCCAACTCACGCATCTTCAACAACTCAACCTTGCCTTCAATAACTTCTCCAACTCTCCAATATATCCTGGAATTGGTAATCTTGTGAGTCTCACCCATCTCAATCTATCATACTCATCATTTGGCAGTCATATTCCGTCCACAATCTCACACTTGTCAAAATTACTCTCACTTGATCTCTCGTCGTATGGTGATGCTGAACTGAGATTTGATGAATCCACATGGAGCAGACTCATTGGTAACACCACTAACTTGGAAGAGCTGGTTCTAGATGGCGTAGACATGTCTTCTATCAGAGAAACTTCATTGTCTTTGCTCATGAATTTCTCATCCTCTTTGTTGTTCCTGCATCTTCCTTTCACTGGATTGCATGGAAAATTTCCAACTCGTATACTTGGTTTAACTAATCTTGAAGAACTAAGTTTGTATGGCAATGTAGAGCTGAAGGTTGAACTTCCAAAGTCCAATTGGAGCACTCCTCTAAGGATCTTGGACCTCTCTGAGATACCTTTCTCGAAAGAAATACCTGATTCCATTTCTCATTTGAAGTCTCTTAACAAACTATGGCTATGGGATTGCCAATTTGATGGATTAATTCCTGTGTCTTTGTGGAACCTCACTCAACTAACACACTTGAACCTTTTAGGAAATAGACTTCATGGTGAGATTCCATCTTTGCTTTCAAACCTCAAACATCTCACCTACTTAGATCTTAGTGGTAATATGTTCAGTGGTCACATCCCAGATGTGTTCGACAACTTCACTAAATTAGATACCTTGAAACTTTCTTTTAACAGTCTAGGAGGTCAAGTACCGCCATCATTGTTTCGTCTAACCCAACTTTCTGTTTTAGATTTGTCATATAATAAATTAGGAGGTCAGCTGCCATCATCATTACTTGATCTATCTCAACTTTCTTACTTAAGTCTGTCTTTTAATCAATTAATCGGCCCAATTCCAAGCAAAAATGCCACACTTTCAAAACTAGAAATACTAAATTTGGATAATAACTTTATAAATGGGACAATTCCAGACTGGTGCTATTCTTTGCCTTCATTGACAAGGCTAGATCTTAGCATGAACCAACTCACAGGGCCAATTAGCAAATTCTCCACTTATTCATTGACTGGTTTATCTCTCTCTCATAACAAATTTCAAGGTGATTTTCCAAATTCCATCTTTGAATTTCTCAAATATCTCACTTATTTGGATATGTCATCAAATGATTTCAGTGGTCTTGTGAACTTTTCTCATTTTTCAAAGTTGGaaaatttaaattctcttgatCTTTCTAACAATAAATTTCTCTCTGTTGATATTAATAGTAGCGTTGACTATGTCTTACCCAAACTTAACATTTTATATTTCTCTTCTTGTAGTGTTACTGTTTTTCCTTCATTCCTAGCTAGACTACAAAATCTAATAAATTTAGATCTTTCTAACAATAAAATCCATGGAAAGATTCCCAATTGGTTTGGTGATAATCTCTTGCACACATGGACGAGCATGGACTTTATTGACCTCAGTTTCAACCAGTTGCAAGGAGATCTTCCAATTCCACCACATGGCACCCATTACTTTTCAGTTTCAAACAACAACTTCACTGGAGGCATTTCTTCAACAATATGCAATGCAAGCTACCTCAATGTGCTAATCCTGTCTCACAACAATTTGACTGGCAAGATTCCACAATGTTTGGGATCCTTTCCTTCGCTTCAGGTTTTGGATTTTCAAATCAACAACTTTTATGGAAGCATACCTGAAAACTTCTCCAGTAATGCTTTTGAGACTATAAAGTTGAATGGCAACCATTTAGAAGGACCAGTACCACAGTCTTTGGCTCATTGCACATATCTGGAAGTTCTAGACCTGAGTGATAATAACATAGAAGATGTATTTCCCAGTAGGCTAGAAGCTCTTCAGGTATTACAGGTACTCAGTTTACGAAATAACAAATTTCATGGTACCATCACTTGTTTGAGTAGGAAGCACCCATTTCCAAAGTTGAGAATTTTTGATGTGTCTAATAACAATTTTAGTGGGTCTTTGCCAATGCAATACTTTCAAGAGTTTCATGGAATGATGACTCTGAATGATAATACTCAAGTTGGTTTGGAGTATATGAGCCCCCATGCTAATACGACCAGTGTACCATATAATGATTCTGTAGTGATCACCATGAAAGGTCAAGTGATAGAAATGTCAAGGATATTAACTATTTTCACAACCATAGACTTGTCGAATAACATGTTTGAAGGAGAAATTCCACATGTCATTGGAGAATTAAGTTCTCTCAAAGGGCTTAACCTTTCTCACAATAAAATCAGTGGTAACATTCCACAAACTTTAGGTAATTTGACAAGTTTAGAATGGTTAGACCTCTCATGCAACCAACTGAAAGGTGAAATACCTATGTCTTTGACAAATTTGAATTTTCTATCTGTCTTGAACCTTTCTGAAAACCAATTGGAGGGAGTGATACCAACAGGGAAACAGTTCAATACATTCCAAAATGATTCCTACAAAGATAATCCAATGCTTTGTGGATTCCCTTTGTCAAAGTCATGCAGCAATGATGAAGAACAACCACCTTCAGTGTTTCCTGAGGCAACAGAATCATTATTTGGGTGGAAGTCAGTTGCAGTGGGATATGGATGCGGAGTGGTATTTGGAATGTTCCTTGGAAAGTTGTTCATCAAGACTGCGAAACCCTTGTGGCTTGCCAGACTTATTTGTGGCTATACTTAA